A genomic segment from Psychrilyobacter piezotolerans encodes:
- a CDS encoding D-cysteine desulfhydrase family protein, with the protein MKMPKKIKCINMQTPIMKLENLSKELGSEIYIKRDDFTGIEFSGNKVRKLEYVLKDALDQGADTLITCGGIQSNHARATAALAAKLGMKCYLVLRGDENERIEGNRFLSLLLGAQIKFISKEDYGENRDEIMNKLAKNLETEGLKPYIIPEGASNGLGNFGYLNAGFEIMEQEKEMGVEFDLIVTAVGSGSTYGGLFLADKIKKGVSRAVGFNVCNDAPTFVKRIDGYLKDTFKILEEQIDYSTDEIKIIDGYVGNGYGLSRNEEIEFIKKFAKMEGIILDPVYTGKSMYGFYNEFKKGTFKGKKKILFIHTGGLYGIFSKSDLFKF; encoded by the coding sequence ATGAAAATGCCAAAAAAAATAAAATGTATCAATATGCAGACTCCTATAATGAAACTTGAAAATCTTTCTAAAGAATTAGGCAGTGAAATATATATTAAAAGAGATGATTTTACAGGAATTGAGTTCAGTGGAAATAAGGTTAGAAAACTAGAATATGTATTAAAAGATGCCCTAGATCAGGGGGCTGATACTCTCATAACTTGTGGTGGGATTCAATCCAACCATGCTAGAGCAACAGCTGCTCTAGCAGCTAAACTTGGGATGAAATGTTATCTTGTCCTTAGGGGAGATGAAAATGAAAGAATTGAGGGTAACAGATTTTTAAGCCTTCTTCTAGGAGCTCAAATAAAGTTTATATCTAAAGAAGATTATGGTGAAAATAGGGATGAAATTATGAATAAACTAGCAAAAAACCTAGAAACAGAAGGTCTAAAGCCATATATTATTCCAGAAGGAGCCTCTAATGGTCTAGGGAATTTTGGTTATCTCAATGCAGGTTTTGAAATCATGGAACAAGAAAAAGAGATGGGAGTCGAGTTTGATCTCATAGTTACAGCAGTTGGTTCAGGTTCCACCTATGGAGGGCTTTTTCTGGCAGATAAGATAAAAAAAGGAGTAAGTAGAGCGGTAGGATTTAATGTATGCAATGATGCCCCTACATTTGTAAAGAGGATAGATGGCTATCTCAAAGACACTTTTAAAATTTTAGAAGAACAAATTGATTATTCCACAGATGAAATAAAAATAATAGATGGATATGTAGGAAACGGCTATGGGCTCAGCCGAAATGAGGAGATTGAATTTATTAAAAAATTTGCTAAGATGGAAGGAATAATCCTAGATCCAGTTTATACAGGTAAATCCATGTATGGTTTCTATAATGAATTTAAAAAAGGAACATTCAAAGGTAAGAAAAAGATACTTTTCATTCATACAGGAGGATTATATGGTATTTTTTCCAAATCTGATCTTTTTAAATTTTAG
- the hcp gene encoding hydroxylamine reductase, giving the protein MFCYQCQEAANNTGCTVAGVCGKQPETANLQDLLIYTLKGISILREGHPLEHRDDCEICKGVDYFITNSLFITVTNSNFDDEAIAVEIRKGLEIREGLKEGGCVPNRLADHDVLTFTVATMEEMQAKALSIGVLSTENEDVRSLRELTIYGLKGMAAYYEHANNLGYKKKEIVMFMEKALASTLDDTLSVDDLVALVLETGKFGVEAMALLDKANTGTFGNPEITNVNIGVGTNPGILVSGHDLNDMVQLLEQTEGTGIDVYTHSEMLPTHYYPKLKKFKHLVGNYGNSWWKQREEFETFNGPIIFTTNCIVPPKVGASYDGKVFTTNAAGYPGWERIAVNADGTKNFSKVIEMAKTCKPPIQIEEGSIVGGFAHEQVFALADKVVDAVKSGAIKKFFVMAGCDGRMPSRDYYTKFADNLPKDTVILTAGCAKYRYNKLALGDIGGIPRLLDAGQCNDSYSLALIALKLKEVFELNDVNELPIAYNIAWYEQKAVIVLLALLSLGVKNIHLGPTLPGFLSPTVADVLVKNFGIAGIGSVEDDIKLFMGE; this is encoded by the coding sequence ATGTTTTGTTATCAATGTCAGGAAGCGGCAAATAATACAGGCTGTACAGTAGCAGGAGTATGCGGAAAACAACCTGAGACTGCTAATTTACAAGATTTGCTGATATATACCTTAAAAGGAATCTCAATCCTGAGGGAGGGGCATCCGTTAGAGCACAGAGATGACTGTGAGATCTGCAAGGGGGTAGATTACTTTATTACTAATTCATTATTTATCACAGTTACAAATTCTAACTTTGATGATGAGGCCATTGCAGTGGAGATCAGAAAAGGACTTGAAATCAGAGAGGGGTTAAAAGAAGGTGGCTGTGTACCTAATAGGTTAGCCGACCATGATGTGCTTACGTTTACGGTAGCTACCATGGAAGAGATGCAGGCTAAAGCTCTCAGCATAGGAGTATTGTCAACTGAAAATGAAGATGTAAGATCCCTGAGAGAGTTAACAATATACGGGCTAAAAGGAATGGCAGCTTACTATGAACATGCCAATAATTTAGGGTATAAAAAGAAAGAGATAGTAATGTTTATGGAAAAAGCATTGGCATCTACATTGGACGACACTCTGTCGGTGGATGACTTAGTGGCATTGGTGTTAGAAACTGGTAAATTTGGAGTAGAAGCAATGGCATTATTAGATAAAGCAAATACCGGAACATTTGGAAATCCTGAAATAACAAATGTTAATATAGGTGTGGGGACTAATCCTGGAATCTTGGTATCCGGGCACGATCTCAATGACATGGTTCAATTATTGGAGCAGACTGAGGGAACTGGTATAGACGTGTATACCCATTCAGAGATGCTGCCGACACACTATTATCCAAAGTTGAAGAAATTCAAACATCTGGTGGGTAACTATGGAAATTCATGGTGGAAGCAGAGAGAGGAATTTGAAACTTTCAACGGGCCCATCATCTTTACAACCAACTGTATAGTGCCACCTAAGGTAGGAGCATCCTATGATGGGAAGGTATTTACTACAAATGCAGCAGGATACCCGGGATGGGAGAGGATTGCAGTAAATGCAGATGGAACAAAAAACTTCTCTAAAGTAATTGAGATGGCCAAGACTTGTAAACCTCCGATTCAAATTGAAGAGGGATCTATCGTAGGCGGTTTTGCCCATGAGCAGGTATTTGCATTGGCTGATAAGGTAGTAGATGCAGTTAAGAGTGGTGCAATCAAGAAGTTCTTTGTAATGGCAGGTTGTGACGGAAGGATGCCATCCAGAGATTATTATACAAAATTTGCAGATAACTTACCAAAGGATACGGTAATCTTAACGGCAGGTTGTGCAAAATACAGATACAACAAATTAGCATTAGGAGATATCGGCGGGATTCCTAGATTATTAGATGCGGGACAATGTAATGACTCTTACTCATTAGCTCTTATAGCTCTTAAATTAAAAGAAGTATTTGAATTAAACGATGTAAATGAACTGCCGATTGCATATAATATTGCATGGTATGAGCAAAAAGCAGTAATCGTGTTGTTAGCTCTATTATCATTGGGGGTAAAAAATATCCATTTAGGGCCGACATTACCGGGATTCTTGTCGCCGACAGTTGCAGACGTACTGGTTAAAAACTTTGGTATAGCGGGAATTGGATCTGTAGAGGACGATATCAAATTATTTATGGGTGAATAA